In one Corallococcus sp. EGB genomic region, the following are encoded:
- a CDS encoding VOC family protein → MRLSVMSVMVNDQARALKFYTEVLGFVLKVDVPVGAGGDRWLTVVSPDAQEGTQLLLEPMGFPPSRVYQKALFDAGIPAASFGVDDCQAEYERMVKLGAVFKSKPANMGPVTVAVLEDTCGNLIQIAQMM, encoded by the coding sequence ATGCGGCTCAGTGTGATGAGCGTGATGGTGAATGATCAGGCCCGGGCCCTGAAGTTCTACACGGAGGTCCTGGGCTTCGTGCTGAAGGTGGACGTCCCGGTGGGCGCGGGGGGCGACCGGTGGCTGACCGTCGTCTCTCCGGACGCGCAGGAGGGCACGCAGTTGTTGCTGGAGCCCATGGGTTTTCCGCCCTCGCGCGTGTACCAGAAGGCGCTGTTCGACGCGGGCATCCCGGCGGCGTCGTTCGGCGTCGACGACTGCCAGGCGGAATATGAGCGCATGGTGAAGCTCGGCGCGGTGTTCAAGAGCAAGCCCGCCAACATGGGCCCCGTCACCGTCGCCGTCCTCGAGGACACCTGCGGCAACCTCATCCAGATCGCGCAGATGATGTAG
- a CDS encoding S9 family peptidase, translating to MPAWKSLSRVLAPTLLLPLLGAAPPAAPPAPRPAPAANAPVTRPSKQYTVEQFMGSTEVMSPVFTSDGKQLLFSSNASGIINVHTVPVGGGKPSALTRSKTDSVHVVGAFPHDNRFLFERDKGGDEQTHVYVRTPDGKEKDLTPMKKGAAGFLGFSHDDSAFYITTNERDPGAMDVYRYDAKTYARKLLVQNDKGFGVAAVAPDESWVALEEATTTSDGNVWRYDVATKTMKNLTPHTGAARYQVGDIHPVTGELYVLTDDGSEFTRVVRPAKEAGKWEDVEKADWDIIVTAFSHSGAFRVSVVNVDAGYEVRLHDLKAGTQLPLTGFPAGMISEAVFSRDEKQLAVVMETDRSSANIYVQDLATKKTTRLTDTMSRELDPEDLVDAQVVRFKSFDGMEIPNLLFKPHQATAEHKAPAIVYVHGGPGGETTRGYNNFAQYLVNHGYVVLGINNRGSRGYGKTFFKADDQKHGKEPLLDCVEARKYLASLPYVDGSRVAILGGSYGGYMVLAALAFHPDAFDAGVDIFGPSNWLRTLKSMPPEWGAFRQAMFQEMGNPETQEAMLREISPLFHAERIKKPLFVVQGANDPRVLQAESDDIVAAVKRNGVPVEYLLLPDEGHGFKKKKNEAEVDRRTLEFLDRYLRPATATAPKP from the coding sequence ATGCCCGCGTGGAAGTCCCTGTCCCGTGTCCTTGCCCCAACGCTGCTCCTGCCCTTGCTGGGAGCCGCGCCGCCCGCCGCCCCGCCGGCCCCCAGGCCCGCTCCGGCCGCGAACGCGCCGGTGACCCGTCCGTCGAAGCAGTACACGGTGGAGCAGTTCATGGGGTCCACGGAGGTGATGAGCCCGGTCTTCACTTCGGACGGCAAGCAGCTGCTCTTCTCGTCGAACGCGTCCGGCATCATCAACGTCCACACCGTGCCGGTGGGCGGGGGCAAGCCCTCCGCGCTGACGCGCTCGAAGACGGACAGCGTCCACGTGGTTGGCGCCTTCCCGCACGACAACCGCTTCCTCTTCGAGCGGGACAAGGGCGGCGATGAGCAGACGCACGTCTACGTGCGCACACCGGACGGCAAGGAGAAGGACCTCACGCCCATGAAGAAGGGCGCCGCCGGTTTCCTGGGCTTCAGCCACGACGACAGCGCGTTCTACATCACCACCAACGAGCGCGACCCGGGCGCCATGGACGTGTACCGCTATGACGCGAAGACGTACGCGCGCAAGCTCCTGGTCCAGAACGACAAGGGGTTCGGCGTCGCCGCCGTGGCCCCGGACGAGAGCTGGGTGGCGCTGGAGGAGGCCACCACCACGTCCGACGGCAACGTGTGGCGCTACGACGTCGCGACGAAGACGATGAAGAACCTCACGCCCCACACGGGCGCGGCCCGCTATCAGGTCGGTGACATCCATCCCGTGACCGGGGAGCTGTACGTCCTCACGGACGACGGCTCGGAGTTCACCCGCGTGGTGCGCCCGGCGAAGGAGGCCGGCAAGTGGGAGGACGTGGAGAAGGCGGACTGGGACATCATCGTCACCGCCTTCTCCCACTCGGGGGCGTTCCGCGTCTCCGTCGTCAACGTGGACGCCGGCTACGAGGTGCGCCTGCATGACCTGAAGGCAGGCACCCAGCTTCCGCTGACAGGATTCCCCGCTGGGATGATCTCCGAAGCCGTCTTCTCCCGTGACGAGAAGCAGCTGGCGGTCGTGATGGAGACGGACCGCTCCTCCGCGAACATCTATGTCCAGGACCTGGCCACGAAGAAGACCACGCGCTTGACGGACACGATGAGCCGCGAGCTCGACCCCGAGGACCTGGTGGACGCGCAGGTGGTGCGCTTCAAGTCCTTCGACGGAATGGAGATCCCCAACCTGCTCTTCAAGCCGCACCAGGCCACGGCGGAGCACAAGGCACCCGCCATCGTCTACGTGCACGGAGGCCCGGGCGGAGAGACGACCCGGGGCTACAACAACTTCGCCCAGTACCTGGTCAACCACGGCTACGTGGTGCTGGGCATCAACAACCGGGGCAGCCGGGGCTACGGCAAGACCTTCTTCAAGGCGGACGACCAGAAGCACGGCAAGGAGCCGCTGCTCGACTGCGTGGAGGCGCGCAAGTACCTGGCGAGCCTGCCGTACGTGGACGGCTCGCGCGTGGCCATCCTCGGGGGCAGCTACGGCGGATACATGGTGCTCGCGGCGCTCGCCTTCCACCCGGACGCCTTCGACGCGGGCGTGGACATCTTCGGCCCCTCCAACTGGCTGCGCACGCTCAAGAGCATGCCTCCCGAGTGGGGCGCCTTCCGCCAGGCCATGTTCCAGGAGATGGGCAACCCGGAGACGCAGGAGGCGATGCTCAGGGAGATCTCCCCTCTCTTCCACGCGGAGCGCATCAAGAAGCCGCTCTTCGTCGTGCAGGGCGCCAATGATCCGCGCGTCCTCCAGGCGGAGTCCGACGACATCGTCGCGGCGGTGAAGAGGAACGGCGTCCCAGTGGAGTACCTGCTGCTGCCCGACGAGGGCCACGGCTTCAAGAAGAAGAAGAACGAGGCGGAGGTCGACCGGCGCACCCTGGAGTTCCTCGACCGCTACCTGCGGCCCGCCACCGCCACGGCCCCCAAGCCCTGA
- a CDS encoding GFA family protein encodes MTQNDLSKTLPLRGLHTYAGGCLCGAVRYEATVDLAGVTRCNCTICMKYGYGGGVGMKPDAFRLLKGQDALKKYGRDGSPNTRSFCGRCGVVCFGDGDVPELGGKFVSIYVNTLDDVDPSLLTFQYWDGRHDNWAAGTRPTPWPFQAAA; translated from the coding sequence ATGACCCAGAACGACCTGTCGAAGACCCTCCCCCTGCGCGGCCTGCACACCTACGCGGGCGGCTGCCTGTGCGGCGCCGTGCGTTACGAGGCCACCGTGGACCTGGCCGGTGTGACCCGCTGCAACTGCACCATCTGCATGAAGTACGGCTACGGCGGCGGCGTGGGGATGAAGCCGGACGCGTTCCGGCTGCTGAAGGGGCAGGACGCCCTCAAGAAGTACGGGCGCGACGGCAGCCCCAACACCCGCAGCTTCTGCGGCCGCTGCGGCGTCGTGTGCTTCGGCGACGGCGACGTCCCGGAGCTGGGCGGGAAGTTCGTCTCCATCTACGTCAACACGCTGGATGACGTGGACCCGTCGCTGCTCACCTTCCAGTACTGGGACGGCCGGCACGACAACTGGGCGGCGGGTACGCGGCCCACGCCGTGGCCCTTCCAGGCCGCCGCCTGA
- a CDS encoding FAD-binding dehydrogenase: MGQGVDVIVVGGGLAGLVAATELADAGKRVAVVDQEGPQNLGGQAFWSFGGLFLVDSPEQRRMGIKDSHALALEDWMGTAGFDREEDHWPRKWAEAFVDFAAGEMRPWLVQQGMSWFPVVGWAERGGYGAVGHGNSVPRFHVTWGTGPGVLEPFVRRARAAEAKGTLTFLFRHRVDELLTQDGAVVGVRGKVLEPTDVPRGVSSSRVTTGDFELRAGAVIVTSGGIGGNHELVRKAWPQRMGPAPKFMIQGVPDHVDGRMIAITEAAGGRLINRDRMWHYTEGLRNWNPIWPRHGIRILPGPSSLWLDATGKRLPPPLFPGFDTLGTLEHILKAGHEHTWFILNQWIIKKEFALSGSEQNPDLTGKDWLGVLNRAVGKKAMGPVEAFKEKGEDFVVSDNLRDLVAGMNAKTETPLLDFATVEREVKARDLQMDNPFSKDLQLAAIRQARNYRGDKLVRTAKPHRILDPAAGPLIGVKLNILTRKTLGGFETDLQGRVFNAQGKTIPGLYAAGEVAGFGGGGVHGYRALEGTFLGGCIFSGRAAGRAAAGNV, from the coding sequence ATGGGACAGGGAGTGGATGTCATCGTCGTGGGCGGAGGGCTCGCGGGGCTCGTGGCCGCGACGGAGCTCGCGGACGCGGGCAAGCGCGTCGCCGTGGTGGACCAGGAGGGGCCGCAGAACCTGGGCGGCCAGGCGTTCTGGTCGTTCGGCGGCCTGTTCCTCGTGGACTCGCCCGAGCAGCGGCGCATGGGCATCAAGGACTCCCACGCGCTCGCGCTCGAGGACTGGATGGGCACCGCGGGCTTCGACCGAGAGGAGGACCACTGGCCGCGCAAGTGGGCGGAGGCCTTCGTCGACTTCGCCGCGGGCGAGATGCGCCCCTGGCTGGTCCAGCAGGGCATGAGCTGGTTCCCCGTGGTGGGCTGGGCGGAGCGCGGCGGCTACGGCGCCGTGGGCCACGGCAACTCCGTCCCCCGCTTCCATGTCACCTGGGGCACCGGCCCCGGCGTGCTGGAGCCCTTCGTGCGCCGGGCCAGGGCCGCGGAAGCGAAGGGCACCCTCACCTTCCTCTTCCGCCACCGCGTGGACGAACTGCTCACACAGGACGGCGCGGTGGTGGGCGTGCGCGGCAAGGTGCTGGAGCCCACGGACGTCCCTCGCGGCGTCAGCAGCTCGCGCGTGACGACGGGTGACTTCGAATTGCGCGCGGGCGCGGTCATCGTCACATCCGGCGGCATCGGCGGCAACCACGAGCTCGTGCGCAAGGCATGGCCCCAGCGCATGGGCCCCGCGCCGAAGTTCATGATCCAGGGCGTGCCCGACCACGTGGACGGCCGGATGATCGCCATCACGGAGGCCGCGGGCGGACGCCTCATCAACCGCGACCGCATGTGGCACTACACGGAGGGCCTGCGGAACTGGAACCCCATCTGGCCCCGTCACGGCATCCGCATCCTCCCGGGCCCCAGCTCGCTGTGGCTGGACGCCACCGGCAAGCGCCTGCCGCCGCCGCTGTTCCCCGGCTTCGACACGCTGGGCACGCTGGAGCACATCCTCAAGGCGGGCCACGAGCACACCTGGTTCATCCTCAACCAGTGGATCATCAAGAAGGAGTTCGCGCTCTCCGGCTCCGAGCAGAACCCGGACCTCACCGGCAAGGACTGGCTGGGCGTGCTCAACCGCGCCGTGGGCAAGAAGGCCATGGGCCCGGTGGAGGCCTTCAAGGAGAAGGGCGAGGACTTCGTCGTCTCCGACAACCTGCGCGACCTGGTCGCCGGGATGAACGCGAAGACGGAGACGCCGCTGCTGGACTTCGCCACCGTGGAGCGCGAGGTGAAGGCCCGCGACCTCCAGATGGACAACCCGTTCAGCAAGGACTTGCAGCTGGCCGCCATCCGGCAGGCGCGCAACTACCGGGGCGACAAGCTGGTGCGCACCGCGAAGCCGCACCGCATCCTGGACCCCGCCGCGGGGCCGCTCATCGGCGTGAAGCTGAACATCCTCACGCGCAAGACGCTGGGTGGCTTCGAGACCGACCTCCAGGGCCGCGTCTTCAACGCCCAGGGGAAGACCATCCCAGGGCTCTATGCGGCAGGCGAGGTGGCCGGCTTCGGAGGCGGTGGCGTCCACGGCTACCGCGCCCTCGAAGGGACGTTCCTCGGCGGCTGCATCTTCTCCGGGCGCGCCGCGGGCCGGGCCGCCGCGGGGAATGTGTAG
- a CDS encoding RICIN domain-containing protein has product MSHKGVIRGLSLLGVVGALAGCSGPETGDTAQAAVGQVESAAVVSTITEGDYVIRSVRTNKCIDVASSSTADGAKVQQWDCNGTNAQKFHISPTSGGFYKIINVNSGKALDIEGVSTAENAVLHQWTYVGGANQQFQFINRGGVQFSFHPRHTGMAMDLSWGSPDNGTLIVQYPFYPDRDNQRWTFDLVSGGGGGGGTGFAGILTRDTFNTMFPNRNGFYTYDALIAAANTFPGLATTGDTDTRKREVAAFLANASHETGGLVYIEEINQTSSYCDTSWGPPGCTCAPNKKYFGRGPMQLSWNGNYCAAGNALGLPLQANPELLAQDANASWRSGFWFWTTQTGAGSMTAHNAMVNGAGFGETIRTLNGSLECNGRNPAQVKSRVDAYKYFCSLLGVSPGANLEC; this is encoded by the coding sequence ATGAGCCACAAGGGAGTCATCCGCGGTCTGTCGTTGCTGGGAGTCGTGGGCGCGCTGGCGGGCTGTTCGGGGCCGGAGACCGGAGACACCGCGCAAGCAGCCGTCGGCCAGGTGGAGAGCGCCGCCGTCGTGTCCACCATCACGGAGGGGGACTACGTCATCCGCTCCGTGCGGACGAACAAGTGCATCGACGTGGCGTCCTCCAGCACGGCCGACGGCGCGAAGGTGCAGCAGTGGGACTGCAACGGCACCAACGCGCAGAAGTTCCACATCTCGCCCACGTCGGGCGGGTTCTACAAGATCATCAACGTCAACAGCGGCAAGGCCCTGGACATCGAGGGCGTCAGCACCGCGGAGAACGCGGTCCTCCACCAGTGGACCTACGTGGGCGGCGCCAACCAGCAGTTCCAGTTCATCAACCGGGGCGGCGTGCAGTTCAGCTTCCACCCGCGCCACACGGGCATGGCCATGGACCTGTCGTGGGGCTCGCCGGACAACGGCACGCTCATCGTCCAGTACCCCTTCTATCCGGACCGCGACAACCAGCGCTGGACGTTCGACCTGGTCTCCGGCGGCGGTGGAGGCGGCGGCACGGGCTTCGCGGGCATCCTCACCCGCGACACGTTCAACACCATGTTCCCCAACCGCAACGGCTTCTACACCTACGACGCGCTCATCGCCGCCGCGAACACCTTCCCGGGCCTGGCGACCACGGGAGACACGGACACTCGCAAGCGCGAGGTGGCCGCCTTCCTGGCCAATGCCTCACATGAGACGGGCGGGCTCGTCTACATCGAGGAGATCAACCAGACGAGCTCCTACTGCGACACGTCGTGGGGGCCGCCGGGCTGCACCTGCGCGCCGAACAAGAAGTACTTCGGCCGCGGCCCCATGCAGCTGTCGTGGAACGGCAACTACTGCGCGGCGGGCAACGCGCTGGGACTGCCGCTCCAGGCGAACCCGGAGCTGCTGGCCCAGGACGCGAACGCCTCGTGGCGCTCGGGCTTCTGGTTCTGGACCACGCAGACGGGCGCGGGCTCCATGACGGCGCACAACGCCATGGTGAACGGCGCGGGCTTCGGTGAGACCATCCGCACCCTCAACGGCTCGCTGGAGTGCAACGGCCGCAACCCCGCCCAGGTGAAGAGCCGCGTGGACGCCTACAAGTACTTCTGCTCGCTGCTCGGCGTGAGCCCCGGCGCCAACCTGGAGTGCTGA
- a CDS encoding DUF1059 domain-containing protein has product MSRKTMDCREAPNEAHCTLTITGEEDEVMRAAVDHAVSVHGEKDGPELREMIHASLKDEGAPLRGSGAEQRPAMQ; this is encoded by the coding sequence ATGTCACGCAAGACCATGGATTGCCGGGAGGCCCCCAATGAGGCCCACTGCACGCTGACCATCACCGGCGAGGAGGACGAGGTGATGCGGGCGGCGGTCGACCACGCGGTGTCCGTCCACGGTGAGAAGGACGGCCCTGAGCTGCGCGAGATGATCCACGCCTCGCTCAAGGATGAAGGGGCACCCCTGCGCGGCTCCGGCGCGGAGCAGCGGCCGGCCATGCAGTGA
- a CDS encoding bifunctional 2-polyprenyl-6-hydroxyphenol methylase/3-demethylubiquinol 3-O-methyltransferase UbiG produces the protein MESGAKGSTGPLGHDAAAYAQRQEGLSPEPLRDAAWTVAGQRAFGVVLDVGSGSGGWIRRLRQNPAIERILSTDIHDAGASRLPGVEFQQRDVSRDALPWGDASVDWVFAIEVLEHLANPRHFVKEAFRVLKPGGHLFFTTPNNDSLTARLSFLVRGYFPAFCDQDYRDSGHITPITELDARRMAVEAGFQSIEFDYPLPGRIPRSSVYWQRFLPGLRGRWWSDGLFALLTRPR, from the coding sequence ATGGAATCCGGAGCGAAGGGCAGCACGGGACCGCTGGGCCACGACGCCGCCGCCTACGCGCAGCGTCAGGAGGGACTGTCCCCGGAGCCGCTGCGGGACGCGGCCTGGACCGTGGCGGGGCAGCGGGCCTTCGGCGTGGTGCTCGACGTGGGCTCGGGCAGCGGCGGGTGGATCCGCCGGCTGCGACAGAACCCGGCCATCGAGCGCATCCTCAGCACGGACATCCACGACGCGGGCGCCAGCCGTCTGCCGGGCGTGGAGTTCCAGCAGCGGGACGTGTCGCGTGACGCGCTGCCGTGGGGTGACGCGTCGGTGGACTGGGTGTTCGCCATTGAGGTGCTGGAGCACCTGGCCAACCCGCGCCACTTCGTGAAGGAGGCCTTCCGCGTCCTCAAGCCCGGAGGCCACCTCTTCTTCACCACGCCGAACAACGACAGCCTGACCGCGCGGCTGTCCTTCCTGGTCCGGGGCTACTTCCCCGCGTTCTGCGACCAGGACTACCGCGACTCCGGGCACATCACCCCGATTACGGAGCTGGACGCGCGGCGCATGGCCGTGGAGGCAGGCTTCCAGTCCATCGAGTTCGACTACCCGCTGCCCGGGCGCATTCCGCGCAGCAGCGTGTACTGGCAGCGCTTCCTGCCCGGGCTGCGCGGCCGGTGGTGGAGCGATGGGCTGTTCGCGCTGCTGACCCGGCCCCGCTGA
- a CDS encoding DNA-3-methyladenine glycosylase I encodes MQQRCFWAGNDPLYQAYHDEEWGVPVRDSRALWEMLMLEGFQAGLAWIVILRKRDAFRKAFKGFDPKVVARFTEKDVTRLLADEGIVRARAKIEATIGNARAYLKMQEAGEDFSTFVWGMAGGKPIRNAWKGRGDVPAKTPLSEAYSKAFKQRGFKFVGPVIVYAWMQATGIVDDHTVDCFRHGVRHR; translated from the coding sequence ATGCAACAGCGGTGTTTCTGGGCGGGGAATGATCCGCTGTATCAGGCCTACCACGACGAGGAGTGGGGCGTGCCCGTGCGCGACAGCCGCGCGCTCTGGGAGATGCTGATGTTGGAGGGCTTCCAGGCGGGGCTCGCGTGGATCGTCATCCTGCGCAAGCGCGACGCCTTCCGGAAGGCCTTCAAGGGCTTCGACCCGAAGGTGGTGGCGCGCTTCACGGAGAAGGACGTCACGCGCCTGCTGGCGGACGAGGGCATCGTGCGGGCGCGCGCGAAGATTGAAGCGACCATCGGCAACGCGCGCGCCTACCTGAAGATGCAGGAGGCGGGCGAGGACTTCTCCACGTTCGTCTGGGGCATGGCGGGCGGAAAGCCCATCCGCAATGCGTGGAAGGGGCGGGGCGACGTGCCGGCGAAGACGCCGCTGTCGGAGGCGTACTCCAAGGCCTTCAAGCAGCGCGGCTTCAAGTTCGTGGGGCCCGTCATCGTCTACGCGTGGATGCAGGCCACGGGCATCGTGGACGACCACACCGTGGACTGCTTCCGCCACGGCGTGCGGCACCGCTGA
- a CDS encoding alpha/beta fold hydrolase, which produces MTSPRRASLLLSMLLGLGASSLGCATARSGNDSAPVAAPVEPPALASAALAAREADAVFTGHRFQDGTVLPEVRIHYATLGTPRRDASGAVTNAVLLLHWTSASGEVLRGQPFQDALFAPGRPLDATKYFLIFPDSVGHGRSSKPSDGLRTKFPAYGYRDMVELQHLLVTQTLGIRRLHAIVGLSMGGMNAWQWSELYPDAVEGVMPIVSLPTRIAGRNLLWRRFVAGQIRGDPEWKGGLYTAQPRGWVEAFPVFRMMLDGVPHLQATLPDARAADAFIATARAQAAGMDANDMLYALESSRDYDPEGSLGDIQARVFALNFSDDEFNPISLRTLEALMPRVERGRFVVQEGHAKSFGHFTQAHPELWAEQVAAFLKFLEEG; this is translated from the coding sequence ATGACTTCACCGCGCCGGGCATCGCTCCTGCTGTCCATGTTGTTGGGTCTGGGGGCCTCGTCCCTGGGGTGCGCCACCGCGCGCTCCGGGAACGACTCGGCTCCGGTAGCAGCGCCGGTGGAGCCCCCCGCGTTGGCGTCCGCCGCGCTCGCGGCCCGGGAGGCGGACGCGGTCTTCACCGGCCACCGCTTCCAGGACGGCACGGTGCTGCCGGAAGTGCGCATCCACTATGCGACGCTGGGCACGCCGCGCCGGGACGCCTCCGGCGCGGTGACGAACGCGGTGCTGCTCCTGCACTGGACGAGCGCGAGCGGCGAGGTGCTCCGCGGCCAGCCCTTCCAGGACGCGCTGTTCGCGCCAGGCCGTCCGCTGGACGCGACGAAGTACTTCCTCATCTTCCCGGACAGCGTGGGCCATGGCCGCTCCAGCAAGCCGAGCGACGGCCTGCGCACGAAGTTCCCGGCCTATGGCTACCGGGACATGGTGGAGCTCCAGCACCTGCTCGTCACCCAGACGCTGGGCATCCGCCGCCTGCACGCCATCGTGGGCTTGTCCATGGGTGGCATGAACGCGTGGCAGTGGAGCGAGCTGTACCCGGACGCGGTGGAGGGCGTGATGCCCATCGTGTCCCTGCCGACTCGCATCGCCGGGCGCAACCTGCTGTGGCGCCGCTTCGTCGCGGGACAGATTCGCGGCGACCCGGAGTGGAAGGGCGGCCTCTACACCGCGCAGCCCCGGGGCTGGGTGGAGGCGTTCCCCGTCTTCCGGATGATGCTGGACGGCGTGCCTCACCTGCAGGCCACGCTGCCGGACGCCAGGGCAGCGGACGCCTTCATCGCGACCGCGCGGGCGCAGGCGGCGGGCATGGACGCCAATGACATGCTGTACGCGCTGGAGTCCTCTCGGGACTACGACCCGGAGGGCTCGCTCGGGGACATCCAGGCCCGCGTGTTCGCGCTCAACTTCTCCGATGACGAGTTCAACCCCATCTCCCTGCGCACGCTGGAGGCGCTGATGCCCCGGGTGGAGCGCGGCCGCTT